The genomic segment GTCCAGCACCGCCAGAGGACGCGCATCCAGCGGGCGGCAACGCCGCGCAGCGCGCGGTGGTACTGCTGACTGCGGCTGCGGGCGTCCTTGAAAGCCGCTGCTGCCCAGTCGGATTGCCTCAGAGAGTTGAAGGTCCACCACATCGCCGCTTCCCGTAGCGACGCGTTGGCCGCGTACCGGAAACGCACGCTCCTGGACCGCCCGGACGACCGGGTGACCGGCGCCAAACCCGCTTCGGCAAGAAGAACTCCGACGGTTGGATACCGGGCTCGGTCTTCGCCGATCTCAGCCAGCAGGACACCGGTGAGTACCGGCCCGACACCCGGCATGCTGGCGAAGATGCCGGCATCGGGGTGTTCAGCCACGGCAGCGGCGATTGCATCGTCATAGGCAGCGATGTCGACGTTGAGCTCGTGCAACAGTCGGGCGAACGTCTGCGCTGAGAAGCTCTTCCCGGCAACGGTTCCGACCGATCCGGACAGCAGGTTCTGACGCATCCTGTCTGCAAGTGTCTGGGCGGCTACTCATCCGGTGTAGTGGTGGCGGGTCAGGAAACCGTCCATCCTGGCCGTCTTCACCCGCGATGCCGCCGCCGGGGTCGGATAGTCGAGCACGAACTTCAGGGTGATCTCACGATCCACCGACGAGAAC from the Nakamurella alba genome contains:
- a CDS encoding transposase, with the protein product MRQNLLSGSVGTVAGKSFSAQTFARLLHELNVDIAAYDDAIAAAVAEHPDAGIFASMPGVGPVLTGVLLAEIGEDRARYPTVGVLLAEAGLAPVTRSSGRSRSVRFRYAANASLREAAMWWTFNSLRQSDWAAAAFKDARSRSQQYHRALRGVAARWMRVLWRCWTDRTTYDPGRHPAARQLAANSTT